In Mucilaginibacter celer, one DNA window encodes the following:
- a CDS encoding glycoside hydrolase family 78 protein produces MRSTIITLGLLLACKICSAQLTVTNLLTEGQKNPISIDNPNPRFSWQLVTADNKNISQSAYEIEVDTPDVVHGRLGKFWSGGKVLTAQSLYIPYKGKTLQSGGSYSWKVRVWDSKGKQSTWSEAASWKMGLLVPADWKAKWIGPYAPDVVNGPASLLRTSFSINSEVREATAYITSHGFYEAQINGAKVGDAYLTPGWTSYNKRLQYQAYDVKQLLKQGDNAIGVTLGSGWYRSPLGPVVPRPNFYGTSLGLLLQIKIVYADGTEKLIVSDESWKSSTGALRFAEIYDGCTLDTRLDQKGWATAGFNDHDWQNVKVLPGNNSNLVATVNEPVRQHETFKPIKIITTPKGEKIIDFGQNLVGWVRLTIKGHAGDSIKIAHAEVLDKPGNFYTENLRAAKAQNIYILNDNEKHTFEPQFTWQGFRYIKVQGIKGDLNPDDFTAVSLYSDMKVTGSFSCSNPLLNQLQHNIQWGQRGNFLDVPTDCPQRDERLGWTGDAQVFSRTASFNMNVHNFFTKWLKDVAADQYQSGSIPYIIPDIFKTGNNEVGGSSGWGDVATIVPWTVYTTYGDKQVLENQYQSMKAWVDFITKQTRNNLWVSGNHFGDWLFYSVNDDRDGVSAITNKYLIAQCFYARSTQILINSAKLLNKKADEQFYSRLLQKIKGAFLSEYVTPNGLISSDTQTAYVLALEFDMLPANLRQQAADRLVKNIKQYNYHLTTGFLGTPYLCDVLGKFNHADVAYKLLLQDTYPSWLYPIKAGATTIWERWDGIRTDGSFEEASMNSYNHYAYGAIGDWMYQNIAGIQAAEPGYKKIIIKPVIGGGLTWAEAGYDSVYGHINSKWKIEGNKLDMAVTIPPNTVADIFVPDALGKTYKKFTVNSGEYHYSR; encoded by the coding sequence ATGAGATCAACTATTATCACGCTCGGCCTTTTATTAGCTTGCAAAATCTGTTCGGCACAATTAACGGTGACCAATCTGTTAACTGAAGGGCAGAAAAATCCCATCAGTATCGATAACCCAAATCCGCGTTTTAGCTGGCAATTGGTTACAGCAGATAACAAAAACATTAGTCAGTCGGCCTATGAAATTGAGGTTGATACGCCCGATGTAGTGCATGGCCGGCTTGGGAAATTTTGGTCGGGTGGTAAAGTGTTGACCGCTCAGTCATTGTATATACCCTATAAAGGGAAAACACTGCAATCGGGAGGTTCTTATTCCTGGAAGGTGAGAGTATGGGATAGTAAGGGTAAACAATCGACCTGGAGCGAAGCAGCTTCATGGAAGATGGGGCTTTTGGTGCCCGCCGATTGGAAAGCTAAATGGATAGGCCCATACGCCCCAGATGTAGTTAACGGGCCTGCTTCATTGCTGCGCACTTCTTTCTCGATAAATAGCGAGGTTCGCGAGGCAACGGCATATATTACATCGCACGGTTTTTACGAAGCGCAGATAAACGGTGCGAAAGTGGGAGATGCGTATCTCACACCCGGCTGGACAAGCTATAACAAACGCCTGCAATACCAGGCCTATGATGTAAAACAGTTATTAAAACAGGGCGATAATGCCATTGGGGTAACATTGGGCAGCGGCTGGTATAGAAGTCCGCTGGGGCCGGTTGTACCGCGTCCAAATTTTTATGGAACAAGCCTTGGGCTGCTTTTACAAATTAAAATAGTTTATGCAGATGGTACAGAAAAGCTCATTGTATCCGACGAAAGCTGGAAATCATCAACAGGTGCTTTACGCTTTGCCGAAATTTATGACGGATGCACGCTTGATACCCGCCTGGACCAAAAAGGCTGGGCCACTGCCGGCTTTAACGACCACGACTGGCAAAATGTAAAAGTGCTGCCCGGCAACAACAGTAACCTCGTAGCTACCGTTAATGAGCCGGTTAGGCAACATGAAACATTTAAACCGATTAAAATTATAACCACACCCAAAGGCGAAAAAATTATTGATTTTGGCCAAAACCTGGTAGGCTGGGTACGGCTAACCATTAAAGGCCATGCCGGTGATTCGATCAAAATAGCACACGCCGAAGTACTGGATAAACCCGGTAACTTTTACACCGAGAACCTACGGGCGGCCAAAGCTCAAAACATTTATATATTAAACGATAATGAAAAGCATACTTTCGAACCGCAGTTTACCTGGCAGGGCTTCAGATACATTAAAGTACAGGGTATCAAAGGCGACCTGAATCCGGATGATTTTACTGCCGTTTCCTTATACTCAGATATGAAAGTTACAGGTAGCTTTTCCTGTTCAAACCCATTGCTCAATCAATTACAGCACAATATTCAGTGGGGGCAGCGTGGTAATTTTCTGGATGTACCTACAGATTGCCCTCAGCGGGATGAACGATTGGGGTGGACCGGCGATGCGCAGGTTTTTTCGCGAACAGCATCGTTTAATATGAACGTGCATAATTTTTTTACCAAATGGCTTAAGGATGTAGCAGCAGATCAATATCAATCAGGTAGTATCCCCTATATTATCCCCGATATTTTCAAAACCGGTAATAACGAGGTAGGAGGCAGCTCGGGCTGGGGAGATGTAGCCACCATTGTACCGTGGACTGTTTATACGACCTATGGTGATAAGCAGGTACTGGAAAATCAATACCAAAGCATGAAAGCCTGGGTTGATTTTATTACCAAACAAACCCGTAATAATTTATGGGTATCAGGCAATCACTTTGGCGACTGGCTGTTTTACAGCGTGAACGACGACAGAGACGGAGTATCGGCCATTACCAATAAATACCTGATAGCCCAATGCTTCTACGCGCGCTCAACCCAAATTTTAATAAACAGTGCCAAACTTTTAAATAAAAAGGCCGATGAACAGTTTTATAGCCGGTTGCTGCAAAAAATTAAAGGGGCTTTTTTAAGCGAGTATGTTACACCTAACGGATTGATCTCGTCCGACACCCAAACCGCTTACGTGCTTGCGCTTGAATTTGATATGCTACCCGCAAACCTGCGTCAGCAGGCTGCTGATAGGTTGGTTAAAAACATAAAGCAATACAATTACCACCTTACTACCGGATTTTTAGGCACGCCTTATTTATGTGATGTGTTGGGTAAATTTAATCATGCCGATGTAGCCTACAAGCTGTTACTGCAGGATACCTACCCATCATGGCTGTATCCTATAAAGGCAGGCGCCACCACCATTTGGGAACGATGGGACGGCATCCGTACCGATGGAAGCTTTGAGGAGGCATCCATGAACTCGTATAACCATTATGCCTACGGCGCTATCGGCGATTGGATGTATCAAAACATTGCAGGCATACAGGCGGCAGAACCCGGGTATAAAAAGATCATTATCAAACCTGTTATTGGCGGCGGGCTCACCTGGGCCGAAGCCGGTTATGATAGTGTTTATGGGCACATTAATAGCAAATGGAAAATAGAAGGGAACAAACTTGATATGGCAGTTACTATTCCCCCAAATACCGTAGCCGATATTTTTGTGCCGGACGCCTTAGGCAAAACCTATAAAAAATTTACCGTAAACAGCGGCGAATACCATTATAGCCGTTAG
- a CDS encoding ligand-binding sensor domain-containing protein: MKKCILFILVLRASICTSIAQVTLGTPAIKNYTHNEYNAGSEMWDLKQGKNGLLYLANEDGLLTFDGSYWKTYPLPNRSAIKSVAIDAAGRIYVGGQDEVGYFFPDDAGILKFHSLKQLLPQKARQFADIWDIVIYNDEVFFRTIECIFELKNNTMRTFDAPGGWMLLSQASGRLFAHDKDIGLVEFKNARWQACVARPTNTIRVTGITEFSRDTLLVTTRKNGLFFFSGSSLYKAPTAIDAALHTDLVNFSKKISNDRYAIGTAAKGLFIIDSKGSLIEQFSIRQGLQNNNIHCVLPDGDHNLWLGLESGLDFINYNTSVKHIYPNRENQVKSNAVSIFNNKLYIGTSNGLYTAPLNAQQKDISTTTGVFTEVENTRGQVLSLAQIGGHLLAGHQDGILQIDNNQAKPVTPGPGAWMMKSFPGSADIIAGTYTGFQLLKYNNGSFSFEGKIGGIYESLGNLALDNNSFIWATHPYRGIFKVQLSADRKKVARYTQYVNKSGLPSALNNHVYFIKGKIIAATEKGVYEYNANRNNFRVSSFYQPIFTDARIEYLTEDGRGNIWFISNQRVGVIDFSKKTTLTPYTVIYFPELAGQTVKGAEYIYPHDQQNIFIGSNNGVFHLNYRQYVSSESKLNVLLTSVKAIAEKDSLIFGGYFVKNGQIVPAQNTKQITSLSNHWNSFHFEYTSTLYAQKSNEEFTYKLIGFDKEWSKWSVKTEKDYTNLPYGKYTFSVRARNNLGAASAPVNYTFIVEPAWYQTIWAYLIYLIIFGYLVYLGIKYQQKRFDLHRQRHEEEQKRLNYLHSLELDRNDKEIMALKNDKLEAELNYKNKELATLTMQMVDRGKLMLNIKDELMVLIKKLNIPDASYQFRSVFKLLSDTEKSDDDWDNFSMYFDQVHNNFLTTMKAKFPGLSSTDLKLCAYLRLNLSSKEIAQLLNISLKGVEISRYRVRKKLQLATETNLYDFLIEVTK; the protein is encoded by the coding sequence ATGAAGAAGTGCATTCTGTTTATTCTTGTTCTACGTGCTTCTATCTGCACTTCCATCGCCCAGGTAACGCTTGGTACTCCCGCTATCAAAAACTACACCCACAATGAGTACAATGCAGGCAGCGAGATGTGGGATCTTAAACAGGGCAAAAACGGGCTCCTGTATCTTGCCAATGAGGATGGCTTACTCACCTTTGATGGCAGTTACTGGAAAACCTATCCCCTGCCCAACCGCAGCGCCATTAAATCGGTAGCTATTGACGCTGCCGGCAGAATTTACGTTGGCGGGCAGGACGAGGTTGGTTATTTTTTTCCGGATGATGCAGGCATCCTGAAATTTCATTCGCTTAAACAACTGCTGCCCCAAAAGGCAAGGCAGTTTGCCGATATCTGGGATATTGTAATTTATAACGACGAAGTTTTTTTCAGAACGATTGAGTGCATTTTCGAACTGAAAAACAACACCATGCGCACCTTTGATGCTCCGGGCGGCTGGATGTTGCTGAGCCAGGCAAGCGGGCGCCTGTTTGCGCATGATAAAGACATCGGCCTTGTTGAGTTTAAAAATGCCCGCTGGCAGGCCTGCGTGGCGCGGCCAACCAATACCATCAGGGTTACCGGCATCACCGAATTTAGCCGCGATACCTTGCTGGTCACCACACGTAAAAACGGCTTATTTTTTTTTAGTGGATCAAGCCTGTATAAAGCTCCCACAGCTATCGATGCTGCCCTGCATACCGATCTGGTAAACTTCAGCAAAAAAATAAGTAATGATCGTTATGCGATAGGTACCGCTGCCAAGGGATTATTTATTATAGACAGCAAGGGCAGCCTCATTGAACAGTTTTCCATCCGGCAGGGACTGCAAAACAACAATATCCATTGTGTTTTGCCGGATGGCGACCATAACCTGTGGCTTGGCCTCGAAAGCGGGCTCGATTTTATCAATTATAATACATCTGTTAAACACATTTATCCAAACCGCGAAAACCAGGTAAAAAGCAATGCTGTAAGTATTTTTAATAATAAGCTGTATATCGGCACATCCAATGGCTTGTATACCGCGCCGTTAAATGCTCAGCAAAAGGATATCAGCACTACAACAGGCGTATTTACCGAGGTGGAGAATACCCGCGGGCAGGTTTTAAGTTTAGCGCAGATTGGCGGGCATTTACTGGCCGGCCACCAGGATGGTATATTACAAATTGATAACAACCAGGCTAAGCCCGTAACTCCCGGCCCGGGTGCCTGGATGATGAAGAGCTTTCCCGGCTCGGCCGATATTATTGCGGGTACCTACACCGGTTTCCAACTCTTAAAGTACAATAACGGCAGCTTCAGTTTTGAGGGAAAAATAGGCGGCATTTACGAATCATTAGGCAACCTTGCCCTGGACAATAATAGCTTTATCTGGGCAACTCACCCCTACCGCGGAATTTTTAAGGTACAACTATCGGCAGACAGAAAAAAGGTTGCCAGATATACCCAGTATGTCAATAAAAGCGGGCTGCCATCCGCCCTTAATAATCACGTATATTTTATTAAAGGCAAAATCATCGCCGCAACCGAAAAAGGAGTATATGAATATAATGCCAACAGGAATAATTTCCGCGTTTCATCCTTCTATCAGCCCATTTTTACCGATGCCCGCATTGAATACCTTACTGAAGATGGCAGGGGCAATATCTGGTTCATCAGCAATCAGCGGGTAGGCGTTATTGACTTCAGCAAAAAAACAACGCTTACGCCTTATACGGTTATTTATTTCCCTGAGCTTGCCGGGCAAACGGTTAAGGGGGCCGAATACATTTACCCGCACGATCAGCAAAATATTTTTATAGGATCGAACAATGGTGTGTTTCATTTAAATTACCGGCAATACGTATCCTCAGAAAGCAAACTGAATGTTTTGCTCACCTCGGTAAAAGCCATAGCCGAAAAGGATAGCCTTATTTTTGGCGGATACTTTGTTAAAAATGGCCAGATAGTACCGGCTCAAAACACCAAACAAATAACCAGCCTATCCAACCATTGGAACTCCTTTCATTTTGAATACACTTCCACCTTATACGCACAAAAGAGTAATGAAGAGTTTACCTACAAGCTGATAGGTTTTGATAAGGAATGGTCGAAGTGGTCGGTTAAAACAGAGAAGGATTATACCAATTTGCCGTACGGTAAGTATACATTTTCGGTGCGGGCGCGGAATAACCTGGGTGCCGCTTCGGCCCCCGTTAACTATACTTTTATTGTTGAACCGGCATGGTATCAAACCATCTGGGCTTATTTAATTTACCTTATCATTTTTGGCTACCTGGTATACCTCGGCATAAAATATCAGCAAAAAAGGTTCGATCTGCACCGGCAAAGGCATGAGGAAGAGCAAAAGCGCCTTAACTACCTGCACAGCCTTGAGCTTGACCGGAATGATAAAGAGATCATGGCCCTTAAAAATGACAAGCTTGAGGCCGAGCTCAATTATAAAAACAAGGAATTGGCCACCCTTACCATGCAGATGGTTGACCGTGGTAAGCTGATGCTTAATATTAAGGATGAGTTGATGGTGCTGATTAAAAAATTGAATATCCCCGATGCATCGTACCAGTTCAGGAGCGTATTTAAATTACTGAGCGATACCGAAAAAAGCGACGACGACTGGGATAACTTCTCGATGTATTTTGACCAGGTACACAACAACTTCCTGACCACCATGAAAGCCAAGTTCCCGGGCCTCAGTTCAACCGATTTGAAATTGTGTGCGTACCTGCGGTTAAACCTCTCATCTAAAGAAATAGCCCAGCTGCTCAACATCTCCTTAAAAGGTGTCGAGATCAGCCGGTACCGGGTACGTAAAAAATTGCAGCTCGCTACCGAAACAAACCTTTATGATTTTTTAATAGAAGTAACAAAGTAA
- a CDS encoding ThuA domain-containing protein, producing MKKPIALTLLCLLLLLYSITGYTQQAAKPSFKAIAIAENGGGHALFDVAAKSWLNKLAADSNFTVDYISDTKQINKASLKQYQLFIQLDYPPYPWEKEAQDAFTDYIENGRGGWVGFHHPTLLGVFDGYPMWQWYSDFMGGIEFKLHIPGGTAAELHVEDAKHPVMKNLPLSFITEDEWYIYNKSPRAGVHVLASIDEATYLPKKDVKMGDHPVIWSNEHVKARNVYIAMGHFPQLFDDVAFTTLFRNAIFWAADKP from the coding sequence ATGAAAAAACCTATTGCCTTAACACTATTATGTTTGCTGCTATTATTATATAGTATAACAGGCTACACCCAGCAGGCTGCCAAACCCAGCTTCAAGGCAATAGCTATAGCCGAAAACGGCGGAGGGCATGCCTTATTTGACGTAGCAGCTAAATCCTGGCTAAATAAGCTGGCTGCCGACAGCAATTTCACCGTCGATTACATCAGCGACACCAAACAAATTAATAAAGCGTCCCTGAAGCAATACCAACTTTTTATCCAGCTGGATTACCCTCCATATCCCTGGGAAAAGGAAGCGCAGGATGCCTTTACAGATTATATTGAAAATGGCCGGGGCGGCTGGGTAGGTTTTCATCATCCTACGCTGCTTGGTGTTTTTGATGGGTACCCGATGTGGCAATGGTATTCGGATTTTATGGGCGGTATCGAGTTTAAGCTGCATATCCCCGGCGGCACAGCTGCCGAGCTCCATGTAGAGGATGCGAAGCACCCGGTGATGAAAAACCTCCCATTAAGCTTTATAACCGAAGATGAGTGGTATATCTACAACAAGAGCCCGCGGGCCGGGGTGCACGTTTTGGCCAGTATTGATGAAGCTACCTATCTCCCCAAAAAAGATGTAAAAATGGGCGATCACCCGGTAATCTGGAGCAACGAGCATGTTAAAGCCCGGAATGTGTACATCGCCATGGGCCATTTTCCGCAGCTTTTTGATGATGTAGCCTTTACCACCTTGTTCCGGAACGCCATATTCTGGGCCGCGGATAAGCCATAG
- a CDS encoding SusC/RagA family TonB-linked outer membrane protein encodes MKKLYMLVVFLACCIMYASAQEITVKGTVTDSQNSPLPGVNVRITGTTKGTSTDVNGKFSLQAPGNGTLTFSYIGYVSQTVSISGKTVVNVTLANDSKMLEMVTVTALGIEQKTKTLTYATQNVGGAELEKVKDANFVNSLAGKAAGVVITKGTGGPGSASRIELRGAKSIGGNSAPIYVIDGIPIGQGAGGVNSGLGDGAGIDPLSNLNPDDIESIQVLKGASAAALYGSAAANGALLITTKKGKAGATRIDFNSSSSFETAVGLPVTQTRYGRTAPGANDMWGGKSSGATNAFIKGFYNTGQNFLNSVSLSSGSEKAQVYVSYANTKANGIVPNNSLLKHNFTLRGTGKFLDDKLTLDGSVNYIYQKQENPPKAGRYYSPMFGLYLFPTDDNFSKYDKDHFEVYDPSRKLSVQNWPYMKNEFSSNQNPYWIANRDLSENFSSRYISSFKAKYDIAKWLFIQARTTLDAYNYRNEFKAYATTDAIILGDLGSRNGAYNVNQGYGTHLYSDFLASANTSITKNVSLEATVGVSDDRSFDYSTYTGSSYSFGMPYANYFSLNNYDLDHPFDINENEGKGINQAVFGTATIGYKETVFLNATGRNEWSYTTPKSYFYPSVGLSYVLTKTIGTSDILSFAKLRATYANVGKAPGRGANNYNPPYSINHTTGGTNAINNLPYFDQEKNYYPSVKPERTKTYEFGAQLKLFDKLDIDLAYYDAHTNDQIITIAAPTASGAQNFILNGGQIRNFGFEGTIGYNARFGDLQWTPALNFSRNINQVRQLSPLFTADRYTIASSDDSRLVGTYLTKPKDGKYGAFGDYYGRAIIKNPDGSIKVDDQGLPVLTDAASTYVGNPNPKFLAGFNNNFRFKNINLSFLVDSRFGGQVFSYTETWLDYKGASQRSADARDAGGVLVNGKKVNAHDYYSRVSGGADNGAVPEYTYSATNIRLRELTLGYTFKLGDKSFKNLNVAFIGRNLFFFHKNSPFDPEQSISTTTNTMGIDAFGVPATRSFGFSVKASL; translated from the coding sequence ATGAAAAAACTCTACATGTTAGTGGTTTTTCTGGCATGCTGTATTATGTACGCATCAGCCCAGGAAATTACCGTTAAAGGTACCGTAACCGATTCGCAAAACTCACCCCTCCCGGGTGTTAACGTACGAATTACCGGAACAACCAAAGGTACCTCTACCGACGTAAATGGTAAGTTCAGTCTGCAGGCCCCGGGCAACGGAACTTTAACCTTCTCTTACATTGGCTATGTTAGCCAGACTGTAAGTATCTCCGGCAAAACGGTTGTAAACGTTACGCTGGCCAATGATTCAAAAATGCTCGAAATGGTTACCGTAACCGCCCTCGGTATCGAGCAAAAAACAAAAACACTTACTTATGCTACCCAAAATGTTGGCGGTGCCGAGCTGGAAAAAGTGAAGGACGCCAACTTTGTTAACTCACTTGCAGGTAAAGCTGCGGGTGTGGTAATCACCAAAGGTACCGGCGGCCCTGGTAGCGCCTCGAGGATTGAGCTTCGTGGTGCTAAATCAATCGGCGGTAACAGTGCGCCGATCTATGTGATTGATGGTATTCCCATCGGCCAGGGCGCGGGCGGTGTAAACTCGGGTTTGGGCGATGGCGCAGGTATCGATCCATTATCAAACCTCAACCCCGATGATATTGAAAGTATCCAGGTGTTGAAAGGTGCTTCGGCGGCGGCGCTTTATGGTAGTGCGGCGGCAAACGGTGCCTTGTTGATCACCACCAAAAAAGGCAAAGCCGGTGCAACCCGGATAGATTTCAACTCATCATCATCATTTGAAACCGCTGTTGGTTTGCCGGTAACACAAACCCGTTACGGCCGTACTGCTCCAGGTGCCAATGATATGTGGGGTGGTAAATCATCAGGAGCTACCAACGCTTTTATTAAGGGTTTTTACAATACCGGTCAAAACTTTTTAAACAGTGTTTCCTTATCATCAGGCAGTGAAAAGGCACAGGTTTATGTATCTTATGCCAACACAAAAGCTAACGGTATAGTTCCCAACAATTCGCTGCTGAAGCACAACTTCACTTTACGCGGTACCGGTAAATTTTTGGATGATAAACTGACTTTGGATGGTTCTGTAAACTACATCTACCAGAAACAGGAAAATCCGCCTAAAGCAGGCCGTTATTACAGCCCGATGTTCGGTTTGTACCTGTTCCCTACGGATGATAATTTTTCAAAGTATGATAAAGATCATTTCGAGGTATATGATCCGTCGCGCAAACTTAGCGTACAGAACTGGCCTTACATGAAAAACGAGTTTTCATCAAACCAGAATCCGTACTGGATAGCTAACCGCGATTTGTCTGAAAATTTCTCTTCACGTTACATATCTTCATTCAAAGCCAAATACGATATCGCCAAATGGTTATTTATCCAGGCACGTACCACTTTAGACGCTTACAATTACCGTAACGAATTTAAGGCTTACGCTACCACCGACGCCATTATCCTCGGCGATCTGGGCAGCAGGAACGGTGCCTACAACGTAAACCAGGGCTATGGTACACACCTGTATTCAGATTTCCTTGCATCGGCAAATACCAGTATCACCAAAAATGTTTCGTTAGAGGCCACCGTTGGTGTGAGTGACGACAGGAGTTTTGATTACAGCACCTATACAGGTAGCAGCTACTCGTTCGGTATGCCTTATGCCAACTATTTCTCGTTGAACAATTACGATCTGGATCATCCTTTCGATATTAACGAAAATGAAGGTAAGGGTATTAACCAGGCCGTATTCGGCACCGCTACTATCGGTTATAAAGAGACTGTGTTTTTGAATGCAACCGGCCGTAACGAATGGTCGTACACTACGCCTAAATCATATTTTTATCCTTCGGTAGGTTTATCTTATGTGTTAACCAAAACTATCGGTACATCTGATATTTTGTCTTTTGCCAAGTTGCGCGCCACTTATGCCAACGTAGGTAAAGCACCGGGCAGGGGAGCAAACAACTATAACCCGCCATATTCAATCAATCACACTACAGGCGGTACAAATGCCATCAACAACCTGCCGTACTTCGACCAGGAAAAAAATTACTATCCAAGCGTAAAACCCGAGCGTACCAAAACCTACGAGTTTGGTGCCCAGTTAAAGCTGTTTGATAAACTGGATATCGATCTGGCTTATTACGATGCCCATACCAACGATCAGATCATCACCATTGCAGCGCCAACCGCTTCGGGCGCGCAGAACTTTATCCTGAACGGTGGCCAGATCCGTAACTTTGGTTTTGAAGGCACCATTGGTTATAACGCCCGTTTTGGTGACCTGCAATGGACTCCGGCGTTAAACTTTTCGCGCAATATTAACCAGGTAAGGCAGTTAAGCCCGCTGTTCACTGCCGATAGGTATACCATTGCAAGCTCGGATGATTCGAGGTTGGTAGGTACCTATTTAACCAAACCTAAAGATGGTAAATACGGTGCATTCGGTGATTACTACGGTCGTGCAATCATCAAAAACCCGGATGGAAGCATTAAGGTTGATGACCAGGGTTTGCCGGTATTAACCGATGCAGCTTCAACTTATGTAGGTAATCCTAACCCTAAATTCCTTGCGGGTTTCAATAACAATTTCCGTTTTAAAAACATCAATTTATCGTTTTTGGTAGATAGTCGTTTTGGCGGACAGGTGTTTTCTTACACCGAAACCTGGCTGGATTACAAAGGTGCTTCACAACGTTCGGCCGATGCGCGCGATGCAGGTGGTGTTTTGGTGAACGGCAAGAAAGTTAACGCGCATGATTATTACAGCCGCGTATCTGGCGGTGCTGATAACGGTGCGGTGCCTGAGTATACTTACAGCGCAACCAATATCCGCTTACGCGAACTTACCCTTGGCTACACCTTTAAACTTGGTGATAAATCATTTAAAAACCTTAACGTGGCGTTTATTGGTCGTAACCTGTTCTTCTTCCACAAAAACTCGCCGTTTGATCCGGAGCAGTCCATTTCAACCACCACCAATACTATGGGTATAGATGCGTTTGGTGTGCCGGCTACCCGCTCGTTCGGCTTTAGTGTTAAGGCATCACTTTAA
- a CDS encoding SusD/RagB family nutrient-binding outer membrane lipoprotein has protein sequence MKKTRYKRSAKIALSTMVLLSLATSCRKDMNGLNQDLKALPQTSLEIDGKEASVLLPGMMTNIQSQTDWIYQLQQNLGADDYSGYMSIPSVFLGNVNNVTYAFVDDWVNYIWDTPSSNILNTWLQWKLKGLDKKYPDLYGIALIVKVFGASRAADAFGPIPYSKFGNSSNVTFDTVQEEYNAFFADLDQAITLLSAVEDKTPNVDQIIFAPVDKSTFGGDYAKWIKTANTLKLRLAMRISNVDPTTAKKQAEAAVSNKYGVLEAADGSFLMNVLTVNPLNTITNVWGDLRLGAPVGSILNGYKDPRLPIMALPATDAALGGKIQGIRTGIELTANTYSNFSKINVPANAPMKIMDAAESYFLRSEGAVRGWNMGAGTAKSFYETGVKTSFSEFGASGADAYLADGTSTPEAYVDPKNSKNNAPPLSDITIKWNDGDATEKKVERIITQKWIAMFPEGCEAWAEFRRTGYPKLYPITVNNSGGKIANGAFIRRFPYTTTFTNSSKAQVDAAVAKEFGGVDSPAKKLWWDVK, from the coding sequence ATGAAAAAAACAAGATATAAAAGAAGTGCAAAAATTGCATTGAGCACCATGGTGTTGCTGTCGCTTGCAACATCGTGTCGTAAAGATATGAATGGCCTTAACCAGGATTTGAAAGCCTTGCCGCAAACCTCGCTCGAAATTGACGGAAAGGAAGCCAGCGTTTTGTTACCCGGTATGATGACCAACATCCAATCGCAAACCGACTGGATCTACCAATTACAGCAAAACCTTGGTGCCGATGATTACAGTGGTTATATGAGTATCCCATCGGTATTTCTGGGTAATGTAAATAACGTAACCTATGCTTTTGTGGATGATTGGGTTAATTACATCTGGGATACCCCGTCGAGTAATATCCTCAACACCTGGCTGCAATGGAAACTGAAGGGCCTTGATAAAAAATATCCTGATTTATATGGTATTGCACTGATTGTAAAAGTATTTGGTGCGAGCCGCGCGGCAGATGCTTTCGGACCTATCCCTTACAGCAAATTCGGTAACTCAAGCAATGTTACTTTTGATACCGTACAGGAAGAGTATAATGCTTTTTTTGCCGATCTGGACCAGGCTATCACCCTGCTTTCGGCAGTTGAAGATAAAACCCCGAATGTAGACCAGATTATTTTTGCCCCGGTTGATAAAAGCACCTTTGGCGGCGATTATGCCAAATGGATAAAAACGGCCAATACTTTAAAACTGCGTTTGGCAATGCGCATCTCAAATGTTGACCCTACAACAGCAAAAAAACAGGCCGAGGCTGCCGTGAGTAATAAATACGGTGTACTGGAGGCTGCCGATGGTTCATTTTTGATGAATGTATTAACGGTAAACCCATTGAATACCATTACCAATGTTTGGGGCGATTTACGTTTGGGTGCACCTGTAGGCTCTATCTTAAACGGCTACAAAGATCCGCGTTTGCCAATTATGGCGCTTCCGGCTACTGATGCAGCGCTGGGCGGAAAGATTCAGGGCATCCGCACAGGCATCGAACTTACAGCTAACACCTACAGCAATTTCTCAAAAATAAATGTACCTGCCAACGCGCCAATGAAAATTATGGACGCCGCCGAAAGTTACTTTTTACGCTCGGAAGGTGCGGTGCGTGGTTGGAACATGGGAGCAGGTACCGCGAAAAGCTTTTATGAAACCGGTGTGAAAACCTCATTTTCGGAGTTTGGTGCAAGCGGAGCCGATGCTTACCTGGCAGATGGCACTTCAACCCCCGAGGCCTATGTTGATCCTAAAAACAGCAAAAACAACGCACCGCCGTTATCAGACATCACCATTAAATGGAATGACGGCGATGCCACCGAGAAAAAGGTGGAGCGGATCATTACCCAAAAATGGATAGCAATGTTCCCTGAAGGTTGCGAGGCCTGGGCCGAATTCAGGCGTACCGGTTATCCAAAGCTTTATCCTATTACGGTTAATAACAGTGGCGGCAAAATAGCCAATGGTGCGTTCATCAGGCGTTTCCCTTATACCACAACTTTTACCAACTCGTCAAAAGCGCAGGTTGATGCAGCTGTGGCCAAAGAATTTGGCGGTGTTGACAGCCCTGCCAAAAAACTTTGGTGGGATGTAAAATAA